One part of the bacterium genome encodes these proteins:
- a CDS encoding outer membrane beta-barrel protein produces MLKKLTIALAALTALAFSSQSQAREGWSVGLQGMGNFFLTDSDPELKIGPGGGIAVDYRFNQRWSIEADLFVSFHDGTGISEGDDDMLLLGVPTVELKFYPRSQEATVEPYVFAGLGIYVLTEGDIDNDSGGVGVGGNLGAGVDFYVIDRLSLGFAVKFRPIALIQGGNNSAALIDLGLVGNVVWHF; encoded by the coding sequence ATGCTGAAAAAATTGACAATCGCCTTGGCCGCGCTGACGGCCCTTGCCTTCTCCTCTCAATCTCAGGCCCGCGAAGGCTGGTCGGTCGGCCTCCAAGGCATGGGAAACTTCTTCCTCACCGACAGCGATCCCGAGCTCAAGATCGGGCCCGGCGGCGGCATCGCGGTCGATTATCGCTTCAACCAGCGTTGGAGCATCGAGGCCGACCTCTTCGTCTCCTTCCACGATGGCACCGGGATCTCGGAGGGCGACGACGACATGTTGCTGCTCGGCGTCCCGACCGTGGAGCTCAAGTTCTATCCCCGCTCCCAGGAGGCCACGGTCGAGCCCTACGTCTTCGCCGGCCTCGGGATCTACGTGCTCACCGAGGGCGACATCGACAACGACAGCGGGGGCGTCGGCGTCGGCGGCAATCTCGGCGCCGGAGTCGACTTTTACGTGATCGACCGACTCTCGCTGGGCTTCGCGGTGAAGTTCCGGCCCATCGCCCTCATTCAGGGCGGAAACAACTCGGCGGCCCTCATCGATTTGGGACTGGTCGGCAACGTGGTCTGGCATTTCTAG
- a CDS encoding DUF456 domain-containing protein encodes MNYISSLWQKIPWSDLGRLGGLGFVFLCIVLGVLMVPLGLPGTWLIVAGSVLYSFFFSFDGGGASPWAVNAILIGLAVFGEIVEFFIGTLGSKPLKVSNGAIVCAFIGGIVGAIVGVPIFLIGAILGVFIGAFIGAFVWEWVHLKSFGRALTNALAVLATKVVATFLKTALAIGMGIYLAFKLF; translated from the coding sequence ATGAACTATATTTCTTCCCTCTGGCAAAAAATTCCCTGGTCCGACCTGGGCCGGCTCGGTGGCTTGGGCTTCGTCTTCCTCTGCATCGTCCTCGGCGTCTTGATGGTCCCTTTGGGTCTCCCCGGAACTTGGCTGATCGTGGCCGGTTCGGTGCTTTACTCCTTTTTCTTCAGCTTCGACGGCGGCGGCGCCTCGCCTTGGGCGGTCAACGCGATCTTGATCGGCCTGGCGGTTTTCGGCGAGATCGTCGAGTTCTTCATCGGCACCCTCGGCAGCAAGCCGCTCAAGGTCAGCAACGGCGCCATCGTCTGCGCCTTCATCGGCGGCATCGTCGGAGCGATCGTCGGCGTGCCGATCTTTTTGATCGGCGCGATCCTGGGTGTTTTCATCGGCGCCTTCATCGGCGCCTTCGTTTGGGAATGGGTTCACCTGAAAAGTTTCGGCCGAGCCCTCACCAATGCGCTGGCGGTCTTGGCCACCAAGGTCGTGGCGACTTTCCTCAAGACGGCGTTGGCGATCGGAATGGGTATCTACTTGGCGTTCAAGCTTTTTTAG
- a CDS encoding ribonuclease HII produces the protein MGLYASQKAFHDEGYRVIAGVDEVGRGCLAGPVCAAAVILPIGLRIPKLDDSKKLKPEIREQVSAVVLQKALAWHIVMVSVEEIDKLNILWASMKAMKLAVEGLAQAPDLLLVDGNREADLPIPQRAIVEGDGRCASIAAASVIAKVARDRYMAEQQEVYPGFSFASHKGYGTPQHLRELDLHGPTPLHRRTFSPVLQAELFD, from the coding sequence ATGGGTCTCTACGCCTCGCAAAAAGCCTTTCACGACGAAGGCTACCGGGTCATCGCCGGGGTCGATGAGGTCGGCCGCGGCTGCTTGGCCGGCCCGGTCTGTGCCGCGGCGGTCATTTTACCGATTGGACTTCGGATTCCCAAGCTCGACGATTCCAAAAAACTCAAGCCCGAGATCCGAGAACAGGTCAGCGCCGTCGTTTTGCAAAAGGCCCTCGCTTGGCACATCGTCATGGTGTCGGTCGAAGAGATCGACAAGCTGAACATTCTCTGGGCCTCGATGAAAGCGATGAAGCTGGCGGTCGAGGGTTTGGCGCAGGCCCCGGACCTGCTGCTGGTCGACGGCAATCGCGAAGCCGACCTGCCGATCCCGCAACGGGCCATCGTCGAGGGCGACGGCCGCTGCGCCTCGATCGCGGCCGCCAGCGTGATCGCCAAGGTCGCCCGGGACCGCTACATGGCCGAGCAGCAAGAGGTCTATCCGGGCTTCAGCTTCGCCAGTCACAAAGGTTATGGCACGCCCCAACACCTTCGGGAGCTCGACCTCCATGGGCCGACACCGCTGCACCGGCGGACTTTCTCGCCGGTGCTGCAGGCGGAGCTATTTGATTAA
- a CDS encoding RNA methyltransferase: MKPKAPIYLALIHHPVYNQAQDVVCTSITPFDIHDIARTCKTFGITKYFIVCPVESQRRLAQRIMDHWLVGVGAEMNVTRKEAFELVSLVPSLEDACLTIQNEIGSSPRLVGTSAKRGPNRIGYRDFQNQLQESEDPHLLLFGTGWGMTEELLAKTQAMLEPIGSQEDGSYNHLPVRAAVAITLDRLLER; this comes from the coding sequence ATGAAACCCAAAGCCCCGATCTACTTGGCCCTGATTCACCACCCGGTCTACAACCAGGCCCAGGACGTGGTTTGCACCTCGATCACCCCCTTCGACATTCACGACATCGCCCGAACCTGCAAAACCTTTGGAATTACTAAGTATTTCATCGTTTGCCCGGTGGAGAGCCAGCGCCGGCTAGCCCAGCGGATCATGGACCATTGGCTGGTGGGGGTGGGGGCCGAGATGAACGTCACCCGGAAGGAGGCTTTCGAGCTGGTTTCGCTGGTCCCCAGCCTTGAAGATGCCTGTTTGACAATACAAAATGAAATTGGTAGCTCACCCCGCCTCGTCGGCACCTCGGCCAAACGGGGCCCGAACCGCATCGGTTACCGGGACTTTCAGAATCAGCTCCAAGAGAGCGAGGATCCTCATCTTTTGCTCTTCGGAACCGGCTGGGGGATGACCGAGGAATTGCTCGCCAAGACTCAGGCGATGCTGGAGCCGATCGGCTCCCAAGAGGACGGGTCTTACAATCATTTACCGGTGCGGGCCGCCGTGGCCATCACCCTCGACCGACTGTTGGAAAGGTAG
- the trmD gene encoding tRNA (guanosine(37)-N1)-methyltransferase TrmD produces the protein MTRRFDILTLFPEALRPFLEASLLGKAAEKKLIEFHLHQLRDWAQDKHRRVDDVLYGGGEGMVMKPEPLAAAIEELRQGYQKGRVIYLSPQGRRLDQALVRELSDYDELLLVCGRYEGVDERILEGWIDEEVSLGDFVLFGGELPALALVEAISRLQPGVVGKEASILKESFADGLLEYPHYTRPPEFKGRKVPEILLQGNHGEIEAWRRREALRRTFEKRPDLLNQIDLSEEDRRFLNGLKAPR, from the coding sequence ATGACCCGACGCTTCGACATCTTGACTTTGTTTCCCGAGGCCTTGCGGCCCTTCCTTGAAGCTTCGCTTTTGGGCAAGGCGGCGGAGAAGAAGCTCATCGAGTTTCACCTCCATCAGCTCCGCGACTGGGCTCAAGACAAGCATCGCCGGGTCGACGACGTGCTCTACGGCGGCGGCGAAGGCATGGTGATGAAGCCGGAGCCCTTGGCCGCGGCCATCGAGGAGCTTCGCCAAGGCTACCAAAAGGGCCGAGTGATTTACCTCAGCCCCCAGGGCCGGCGCCTCGATCAAGCCTTGGTCCGGGAGCTTTCGGACTATGACGAGCTGCTCTTGGTCTGCGGCCGCTACGAGGGCGTCGATGAGCGGATCCTCGAAGGTTGGATCGATGAGGAAGTCTCGCTGGGCGACTTCGTCCTCTTCGGCGGCGAGCTGCCGGCTCTGGCCTTGGTCGAGGCCATCAGCCGGCTTCAACCCGGAGTCGTCGGCAAGGAAGCCTCGATCCTCAAGGAAAGCTTTGCCGACGGCCTCCTCGAATATCCCCATTACACCCGGCCGCCGGAATTCAAGGGCCGGAAAGTCCCGGAGATCCTGCTGCAGGGCAACCACGGCGAGATCGAAGCCTGGCGCCGGCGCGAGGCCCTCCGCCGGACTTTTGAAAAGCGGCCCGACCTCTTGAACCAGATCGACCTTTCGGAAGAGGATAGACGCTTCCTGAATGGCTTGAAGGCTCCCCGATGA